From the Corythoichthys intestinalis isolate RoL2023-P3 chromosome 15, ASM3026506v1, whole genome shotgun sequence genome, one window contains:
- the acyp1 gene encoding acylphosphatase-1, whose amino-acid sequence MSGGELISVDYEVFGRVQGVFFRKYTQAQGKKLGLVGWVQNTSMGTVQGQVQGPHKKVKEMKEWLKSTGSPKSQITKVEFKNQREVDHLEHSSFDIVK is encoded by the exons ATGTCAGGCGGAGAGTTGATTTCTGTGGATTATGAAGTATTTGGAAGAGTACAGGGCGTCTTTTTTCGGAAATATACACAG GCCCAGGGCAAGAAGCTTGGACTTGTCGGGTGGGTCCAAAACACAAGTATGGGAACCGTGCAAGGGCAGGTCCAGGGTCCGCACAAGAAAGTGAAAGAAATGAAAGAGTGGctgaaatccacaggaagtcccAAGTCACAGATTACTAAGGTGGAGTTCAAGAACCAGAGAGAAGTTGACCATCTGGAACATTCATCTTTTGACATTGTAAAATGA
- the vcpkmt gene encoding protein-lysine methyltransferase METTL21D: protein MAAPRERSNYFVREIEKNDGSLLSVSQCFVGDVGCVVWDAAIVLAKYLETKQFYDPSSGVNLWAGRRVVELGAGTGVVGLMAATLGAHVNVTDLEDLQTLLKVNIQDNQTLISCGSITAKVLKWGEDVSGFLPPPNYILMADCIYYEQSIIPLVKTLKLLSGPETCIICCYEQRTEGINPKVENQFFELLQQSFTCEEIPSSKQDCKFSSPDIHILHVRKKVGL, encoded by the exons atggcggcgccGAGAGAGCGCAGCAACTACTTTGTGAGAGAAATTGAGAAAAACGACGGGTCCCTTTTATCAGTGAGCCAATGTTTCGTGGGAGACGTTGGCTGCGTGGTGTGGGATGCGGCCATTGTTCTCGCTAAATATTTAGAGACGAAACAATTTTACGATCCGTCCTCTGGAGTTAATTTATGGGCTGGTCGAAGAGTGGTGGAGTTAGGAGCTGGGACGGGGGTCGTTGGTTTGATGGCAGCAACGCTGGG TGCTCATGTGAATGTAACAGACTTGGAGGATCTACAGACCCTCCTGAAAGTGAACATTCAAGACAATCAGACTCTCATCAGTTGTGGATCCATAACTGCCAAGGTACTGAAATG GGGTGAAGATGTATCTGGTTTCCTTCCACCTCCAAACTATATACTGATGGCAGATTGCATTTATTATGAGCAG TCGATTATTCCACTGGTGAAGACCTTGAAGTTGCTCAGTGGACCAGAGACTTGCATCATTTGTTGCTACGAGCAACGCACGGAGGGTATCAACCCCAAAGtagaaaatcagttttttgAG TTGCTGCAACAAAGCTTCACTTGTGAAGAGATCCCTTCAAGCAAACAAGACTGCAAGTTTAGCAGTCCAGACATCCACATTCTGCATGTTAGGAAAAAAGTAGGTTTGTAA